In Setaria italica strain Yugu1 chromosome IX, Setaria_italica_v2.0, whole genome shotgun sequence, the genomic stretch gttcagacatcCCTTGCTCGGTTTCTCCCCTTTGCTTGCTGTCACCCACACTCCAATTCTTCCCCAACTCATCCCCAGCCGACGCCAGCAGTAGGCCTGCTAATGGGAGGTCTGGTCAAACCCACTCTTGTTCCGTCGCTGGGGAAGAATTGGAACTGCTTCGGTGTAGTGCTGGTATGATCGCATCCGACATACTAGCCACTCTCCTTGCTCTTATGCCCGCCCCTCGACGCGCCGCCTGAGCCGCGTGGGCCCCGCATCCAAGGTCCTCCGTGCGGGTCGCCTCACCGTTTTATCCATGAGCGCATGAAGAAAAGCCTGAAAATGTTCGGGGAATGTAGCTGCGACAAAATAGCCGCGTGTCGCCTTCTAGTGCGCTGTTGGGGCGGCGCGGCATGGCGGCGTCCCCGCCGGTGAGCATCCGGATTAGGATTTCGGGTTTTGGGGGTTCGGGGTTGCTGAGGGGAGGTTCATGGCTGGCGGCCTTAGAAAAGGGGGAGGGGCAGGGAGGtctggcggcggaggcgggttGCGGGGCAACGTAGCGCGGCGGCAGGGACATCGCCAGCCGGGGGCGGCAGGTGGACAAGCGGTGGGCTAGGGACTGGGCGGGAGCATGCCTGTAGCTTGTCGGAGATGGTGGAGGAGACGGGGAAGGTCGCCAGGTTAGCGCGGCGGCAGGTCGTGGGTGGGGTGGCAAGACGGTGGggtgccgccggccgctggTGATGGAGTTGGCGGGGGTGTCGCGGCCAGCATCTAGGCGGAGTTGGGTTATGACGGCAGTGGATCGTGGAGGCGAATCCGGGGGCGGGAGCCGCTGGAGATGAGGTTGAAGGGCGGCGCGGGGGAAAAGGCAGCTCTGCTGAGCCGTAGACGAGGGTTATTGGTCTTCGGCAACATCCAGCTGCACCCTCTTGTTCACATCCAAATCtaaataattattatccactctCACCCTCCCCAAGCTCACCCTCCCAAGCTCACCCATATTCAATGGGTAATTAACTatggataattaactttgtactacatttatatacatatccaattgattaattgtacatataattttctacccataCCACATTTATATACATATCCAATAGATTAATTACCATATTTATATAGTACATATCCAATAGATTAATTGTGATATTAATTACCACATTTATATACATATCCGATATAACCTCCGCTCCCCCATTCGGACCGCCCTTTGCTCCCCATTCGGACCGCATGGCGTGGATAAACCATGGGTTTTAGCCGGCTCCTCTGTCTGGGTACACCGTTGCTTATTAGCTTCTCCTAACCCATTGGTGATCTTGCTACAAGGTTACACTTAAACACATAGTCAGTCggtcaaaaacaaaaaaaggaagATGGAACGGGCAATCTAGAGAAGCTTACGACAAGGTACTCCTAGGAGAGCATACTTCGATGCCAGAGCCCAGAAGCATCCAGCAGATAATCAGACAGTCACACAGATATACAAGTAGTGTTGCTCCTTTTACCTCGGATTTTATTACACGCTTGCTACTCACACCGTGCAATGTACACCGCCTGATTCACCGTCTCCAAACACGGGGGCAATCAACAGGGTACGTAGCGTACGGGCCCCTTATTAACTGGTTCACACGACACACAAAATATAATGcaaacacacacgcacacactgTCCCGACACATGCACAACAAACACAAGACCCGATCGGACTAAGGAAGGAgacgccaccgcggcggccggcggctagCTAGTAGTCCTCCGGCGCGAGCGGCTGGTGCgcgtgcggcgcggcggcgtcggcggacGGGATGACGAGGTACTCGTACACGAGCCCGGCGACCCCAGCGCCGAGGAAGGGCCCCAGCCAGTACACCCAGTGgtgcctccaccgccacccGACGAGGGCCGGCCCGAACACCCTCGCCGGGTTCATCCCGGCGCCGTCGAACGGCCCGCCCGCCAGCACGTTGGCCCCCAGCAGGAACCCCACGGCGAGCGGCCCGATGGTCCCCACGCTGCCCCGCTTCGGGTCGATTACGGTGGCGTAGTAGGCGTACATGAGGCCGAACGTCATGGCGGCCTCGAGTAGCACGGCGTGCCAGTCGCCGACCCCCGACGCCAGCGCGAACCCCGGCGGGCGCATCCCGCCCGTGGCCAGCCTCAGGAGCAGCGACGCGGCGATGGCGCCCAGCAGCTGCGCCACCCAGTAGAAGACGGCCCGGACGAGGGAGATGCGGCCGCCGATGAGCGCGCCGAAGGTGATGGCAGGGTTCACGTGCCCGCCCGAGATGTtgacggccacggccacggccaccgacAGGGCCAGCGCGTgcgccagcgccaccgccaccaaccCGCCCGCCGTGCTCATGTCGTGGTACATCTTCCCTGCATGCACGGGCACCGCATGTATATATGTGCATATAATGGATCATCACTTGTCAATGAGACCATGCATACGTACCGAGGGAGAGGACGGAGCCCTCGGCGGCGAAGACGAAGATGGCGGTGGCGAGGAActcggagatggcggcgcggaTGGTGTCCGGGTGCGTCGCGTCCTCGCTCCGCCCCACCGTGaaccgccgccccggccgcgcgcccgtgCTCATCTCGGCGCCGATCCAAAGCTACCTGCTAGCTTGCAGCTGGTTGCTACCTCGATTACCTCTCCTTCGTCTCTGCTGTGCTTCTCTCTGTCACTCGCCGAGACCAAGTGTGTGCTAGCTGTTGCCGACTCGCCGCGGTAGCAAGCGTTAAGAGGCGAGCGCCCGGtcaggaggtgcggcgacggccgGCGCGCGTGGCTTATAACGTGGCCAGGCcgtgcgcgcggccgcgccACGTGGAGGCGCCGCGGGCCAGCTGGGCGGCACGTCTCGGGGGGCGACCGTCCATGCGTGCCTCACGAGCTCGGAGCTCTCGTGCTGATCCGTAACCGTGGGGCCCGCGCGCCAGGTCACGGGCACATCACGGCGAGTAGGTGTGCGTTTTCCCCACGGATGCGTACGCGCTGCCCTCTATCCGTTCGCCATGGCGATTGCTCGTGTCGCCATGCCGCCACTTCGTTCCAGAGGCTCTCGTGGTCGATGCATGAAGCAAGTATTGTTCACTGTTCAGTGCCATGATGGGATGATGCTAGCTAGTCTATTTCTGCATGCTGAAGCTGTGTGTATGGCCGTGCCTTGAAGTGCACTTATTGTTCGATCGGTTGGTTGATGCAGTGCATTCACGCTTAGAGTTCGGATTTAAAACTTTTTTAAACGAAGTTATATCAAAAAGAAGATAAagttaaaggggtgtttggatacgaggtgttaaactttaacagtgtcacatcgaatgttcggatgctaattaggagaactaaatatgagctaattataaaactaattgcagaaccctattctaattcgcgagacgaatctattaagcctaattaatccatcattagcaaatggttactatagcaccacattgtcaaatcatgtattaattaggcttaatagattcgtctcgcgaattacactccatctgtgcaattagttttgtaattagcctatgtttaatacttctaattagtattcaaatatccgatgtgaggggtgttaaactttaacactagtgagccaaacaggccctgacTGGACGAGATAAACACGAATATTGGTAGGTTGGATTGGATCATCTACACATGCCGCACCACGCCATCGCAGTTAACTCAACTTAACAACACATcagccggttggattgggacatcaacacgtgCCGAACTCAACACATCTCAAGCGGATTTAACTCCGCCCGCCAAACGGCAGCAGAGCCGAAGCCTTTCCgtggcacccaccaacattccCGTTCATATAGTCGCTGAAACCTCCATGCCAGATTGAAAGGAgtcggtgctcgtagcctaagagggggagggggtgaattaggcaacttaaaaacCTTAACCTATGGCTTCTACTAGTTGcatcaaaatataaactagatcatgctatctagatgtgcaatctatggttgatctagtgtgaaatccTCATcctaaaataagttttgcaatctatagccaatcctatcaagatactactctagaaaAGTAAAGGCACGCAAGTTGCAAGAAGAAATGCGGAAAtgtaagaaggggatgaagggaagcaaactcttgacacaagaatttatcccgtggtatcggtaggcactaagccaccactagtccacgttgttgaagcactcatacaagagtattgcttcctggtcaccaagtctctcccaaggtgccccttgacttgccacaaaggctcggtCACTAAGTGTCAGTGCGAaatctggccgacaagtaaatatttgtagttttacTGTGcattagatcggatatggcttagcacacaatgacacaggatgtatactggttcgggcaacacgccctacgtccagtcgggGTCCGTCGATCGACTTTATTCTTGAGctcaggtgctcaaagtttgcggtaggggtacaaacgagaggagTATGAGAGGGGGGTGCctgagtcctggccttgttctcgtctcagtggaagagagtggcaggagctcAGAAGTGCGCTAAGTGTGTGAGAGTGTGAAAGTGTAAGAGTGCATGTGTGAACGTCCGAGTGCCCAGAAGTGGAGGGTCCGTCCCTTTTTATAGTAAAGGGAACAACCTTACAAGTCG encodes the following:
- the LOC101752562 gene encoding aquaporin TIP3-1; amino-acid sequence: MSTGARPGRRFTVGRSEDATHPDTIRAAISEFLATAIFVFAAEGSVLSLGKMYHDMSTAGGLVAVALAHALALSVAVAVAVNISGGHVNPAITFGALIGGRISLVRAVFYWVAQLLGAIAASLLLRLATGGMRPPGFALASGVGDWHAVLLEAAMTFGLMYAYYATVIDPKRGSVGTIGPLAVGFLLGANVLAGGPFDGAGMNPARVFGPALVGWRWRHHWVYWLGPFLGAGVAGLVYEYLVIPSADAAAPHAHQPLAPEDY